One genomic window of Microbacterium testaceum StLB037 includes the following:
- a CDS encoding HNH endonuclease gives MRTLVLNAGYEPLAVVSFKRALVLVMNEKATVVECVDEDPVWAAGGTYDRPAVIILTRYIRVPGARQVPVTRRGVLRRDAHRCGYCGKTASTIDHVLPRSRGGKDTWENLVACCLRCNNVKGDRTPQEMSWELKIIPAPPRGSSWTVRGVDKSDPRWEPYLALAA, from the coding sequence ATGCGTACTCTGGTGCTGAATGCGGGCTACGAACCGCTCGCCGTCGTGTCGTTCAAGCGAGCTCTCGTGCTCGTGATGAACGAGAAGGCCACCGTCGTCGAATGCGTCGACGAAGATCCGGTCTGGGCGGCGGGCGGAACCTACGATCGCCCGGCGGTGATCATCCTCACGCGGTACATCCGGGTGCCGGGGGCGCGCCAGGTGCCCGTCACCCGGCGAGGGGTGCTCCGCCGCGACGCGCACCGGTGCGGATACTGCGGCAAGACCGCCTCGACGATCGACCACGTGCTGCCGCGATCGCGCGGGGGGAAGGACACGTGGGAGAACCTCGTCGCCTGTTGCCTGCGGTGCAACAACGTCAAGGGCGATCGCACGCCGCAGGAGATGTCGTGGGAGCTCAAGATCATCCCGGCGCCTCCGCGGGGCTCGTCCTGGACGGTGCGCGGGGTCGACAAGAGCGACCCGCGGTGGGAGCCGTATCTCGCCCTCGCGGCGTGA